The nucleotide sequence GCCGCGCGGTCAGGTCGCCCAGTGCTTCACGCTCGGCGTCCGTGGGCGCGCGGCGGCCCGTCGCCACCAGCAGGACGTCCTCGTCCGGGAACGACGGCGGGAACTCCGCCCCGGCGATCTTCTCCAGCATCACCCGCGTGCGCGCCAGGCCCTCGGCGGGCGGGCCGGCCGCCGACGGCACGTGGGCCACCAGGTCCAGGTGGTGCAACGTCCACTCCAGCACGTACGCCGACAGGTAGTCGCCCACCGTCAGGACCATGTCCTGCGTCGACACCCGCTCTCCCGGGTCCGCCAGGTCCGCCGCGCGGCCCGCCGCCGAGCCCACGTCGTCCAGGTGGAACTTCAACAGCGCCGGGTCCTCGTACGCCGCCGCCAGGCGGACGATCAGGGCCGACAGCGGGTCGTCGCCCGACGGCAACGTGCCGGAGACCGCCCAGTACGTGATCGCGTCGTGCGTCAGGGTCGAGGAAGCCGGGGTGGCCAGCGTGATCAGCACGTCCTGCGCGTCGATCACCAGGTGGCAGACCAGGTCCCGGACCAGCCAGCCGCGGCAGCCCGACGGCTTCGCGAACTCCGCGTCGGGAAGGGAAGCGACCGCAAGACGCAACGCCGCCCACGTGCGCGAAAAGAGATCCACGGGCGCGAAGCTAGCAGGGTCACAGCCGCAGCTGCAGCTGGGTGAGC is from Amycolatopsis mediterranei and encodes:
- a CDS encoding maleylpyruvate isomerase N-terminal domain-containing protein, with amino-acid sequence MDLFSRTWAALRLAVASLPDAEFAKPSGCRGWLVRDLVCHLVIDAQDVLITLATPASSTLTHDAITYWAVSGTLPSGDDPLSALIVRLAAAYEDPALLKFHLDDVGSAAGRAADLADPGERVSTQDMVLTVGDYLSAYVLEWTLHHLDLVAHVPSAAGPPAEGLARTRVMLEKIAGAEFPPSFPDEDVLLVATGRRAPTDAEREALGDLTARLPLVLG